A window of the Motacilla alba alba isolate MOTALB_02 chromosome 17, Motacilla_alba_V1.0_pri, whole genome shotgun sequence genome harbors these coding sequences:
- the TRAF2 gene encoding TNF receptor-associated factor 2 isoform X5, producing MAAANSSPPGSLDLNQPGFAKEILGTKLEVKYLCSDCKNILRRPFQAQCGHRYCSYCLKKIISAGPQKCASCIQEGIYEEGISILETSSAFPDNAARREVESLPAVCINSGCTWKGTIKEYEAHDEVCPEFPLTCEGCGKKIPREKFRDHVKTCGRSKVPCRFEAVGCAEVVENEKLPEHERKCLAEHLYMLLSSVLSLKTGAGDLKPLPVPSSSQNSSPLLAANSLCSESELSRSLELLGRCEALERKTVTFENIVCVLNREVERVSLTAEAYSRQHRLDQEKIETLSNKVRQLERSIGLKDLAMAEMEEKIRNMEASTYDGVFIWKITEFARKRQEAITGRSPAIFSPAFYTSKYGYKMCLRVYLNGDGTGRGTHLSLFFVVMKGPNDALLRWPFNQKVTLMLLDQNNREHIIDAFRPDVTSSSFQRPVTEMNIASGCPLFCPVSVMEAKNSYVRDDAIFIKAIVDLTGL from the exons ATGGCAGCAGCAAACTCTTCTCCACCTGGTTCTCTGGATCTAAACCAGCCTGGGTTTGCAAAGGAGATCCTAGGAACTAAACTGGAGGTCAAATACCTGTGCTCCGATTGCAAGAACATCCTCAGGCGGCCGTTCCAGGCACAGTGCGGCCATCGCTACTGCTCCTACTGCCTGAAGAAAATCATCAG TGCTGGACCTCAAAAGTGTGCTAGCTGTATCCAGGAAGGAATATATGAAGAAGGAATTTCTATTTTGGAAACAAGCTCG gctTTCCCAGACAACGCGGCACGGCGGGAAGTGGAGAGTCTGCCTGCTGTCTGCATCAACAGCGGCTGCACCTGGAAGGGAACCATCAAGGAGTACGAG GCTCACGATGAAGTCTGCCCTGAATTCCCGCTGACTTGTGAAGGCTGTGGGAAGAAGATTCCCAGGGAGAAG TTTCGGGACCATGTGAAGACATGTGGCAGGTCCAAAGTACCTTGCCGGTTCGAGGCCGtgggctgtgctgaggtg gtggaaaatgaaaagctcCCGGAACATGAAAGGAAGTGTTTGGCAGAGCATCTCTACATGCTtctgagctctgtgctcagcctcAAGACTGGTGCTGGGGACCTGAAACCCCTTCCTGTCCCTTCCTCATCACAAAACAGTTCCCCACTTCTGGCAGCAAACTCACTGTGCTCAGAGTCGGAGCTCTCCAGGTCCCTAGAGCTCTTGGGAAGGTGTGAGGCCCTTGAGAGGAAAACAGTTACCTTTGAGAACATTGTCTGTGTGCTTAACCGGGAGGTGGAAAGAGTGTCCCTGACAGCTGAAGCCTACAGTCGCCAGCACCGGCTGGACCAGGAGAAAATCGAAACACTGAGCAACAAG GTCcggcagctggagaggagcattGGGCTTAAAGACCTGGCCATGGCTGAGATGGAGGAGAAGATCCGCAACATGGAGGCTTCCACCTATGATGGGGTTTTCATCTGGAAGATAACGGAGTTTGCCCGGAAGCGTCAGGAGGCGATAACAGGCCGCTCTCCGGCCATCTTCTCTCCAG CTTTCTACACCAGCAAGTACGGCTACAAGATGTGTCTGCGCGTCTACCTGAACGGGGACGGCACCGGCCGCGGGACCCACCTGTCCTTGTTTTTTGTGGTGATGAAGGGACCTAACGATGCGCTGCTGCGGTGGCCCTTCAACCAGAAG GTCACCCTGATGCTTCTGGACCAGAATAACCGGGAGCACATCATCGATGCCTTCCGCCCTGATGTGACATCCTCATCCTTCCAGCGCCCTGTCACGGAGATGAACATTGCCAGTGGCTGCCCCCTCTTCTGCCCCGTGTCCGTCATGGAAGCCAAGAACTCCTACGTGCGTGATGATGCCATCTTTATTAAAGCCATCGTTGATCTCACGGGCCTCTAA
- the TRAF2 gene encoding TNF receptor-associated factor 2 isoform X4 has product MTNHPHAIIISWRKYFYFQSLEIQPELFVHMAAANSSPPGSLDLNQPGFAKEILGTKLEVKYLCSDCKNILRRPFQAQCGHRYCSYCLKKIISAGPQKCASCIQEGIYEEGISILETSSAFPDNAARREVESLPAVCINSGCTWKGTIKEYEAHDEVCPEFPLTCEGCGKKIPREKVENEKLPEHERKCLAEHLYMLLSSVLSLKTGAGDLKPLPVPSSSQNSSPLLAANSLCSESELSRSLELLGRCEALERKTVTFENIVCVLNREVERVSLTAEAYSRQHRLDQEKIETLSNKVRQLERSIGLKDLAMAEMEEKIRNMEASTYDGVFIWKITEFARKRQEAITGRSPAIFSPAFYTSKYGYKMCLRVYLNGDGTGRGTHLSLFFVVMKGPNDALLRWPFNQKVTLMLLDQNNREHIIDAFRPDVTSSSFQRPVTEMNIASGCPLFCPVSVMEAKNSYVRDDAIFIKAIVDLTGL; this is encoded by the exons ATGACAAATCATCCCCATGCAATTATAATCAGTtggagaaaatacttttatttccaGTCTCTGGAGATACAGCCAGAACTTTTCGTTCACATGGCAGCAGCAAACTCTTCTCCACCTGGTTCTCTGGATCTAAACCAGCCTGGGTTTGCAAAGGAGATCCTAGGAACTAAACTGGAGGTCAAATACCTGTGCTCCGATTGCAAGAACATCCTCAGGCGGCCGTTCCAGGCACAGTGCGGCCATCGCTACTGCTCCTACTGCCTGAAGAAAATCATCAG TGCTGGACCTCAAAAGTGTGCTAGCTGTATCCAGGAAGGAATATATGAAGAAGGAATTTCTATTTTGGAAACAAGCTCG gctTTCCCAGACAACGCGGCACGGCGGGAAGTGGAGAGTCTGCCTGCTGTCTGCATCAACAGCGGCTGCACCTGGAAGGGAACCATCAAGGAGTACGAG GCTCACGATGAAGTCTGCCCTGAATTCCCGCTGACTTGTGAAGGCTGTGGGAAGAAGATTCCCAGGGAGAAG gtggaaaatgaaaagctcCCGGAACATGAAAGGAAGTGTTTGGCAGAGCATCTCTACATGCTtctgagctctgtgctcagcctcAAGACTGGTGCTGGGGACCTGAAACCCCTTCCTGTCCCTTCCTCATCACAAAACAGTTCCCCACTTCTGGCAGCAAACTCACTGTGCTCAGAGTCGGAGCTCTCCAGGTCCCTAGAGCTCTTGGGAAGGTGTGAGGCCCTTGAGAGGAAAACAGTTACCTTTGAGAACATTGTCTGTGTGCTTAACCGGGAGGTGGAAAGAGTGTCCCTGACAGCTGAAGCCTACAGTCGCCAGCACCGGCTGGACCAGGAGAAAATCGAAACACTGAGCAACAAG GTCcggcagctggagaggagcattGGGCTTAAAGACCTGGCCATGGCTGAGATGGAGGAGAAGATCCGCAACATGGAGGCTTCCACCTATGATGGGGTTTTCATCTGGAAGATAACGGAGTTTGCCCGGAAGCGTCAGGAGGCGATAACAGGCCGCTCTCCGGCCATCTTCTCTCCAG CTTTCTACACCAGCAAGTACGGCTACAAGATGTGTCTGCGCGTCTACCTGAACGGGGACGGCACCGGCCGCGGGACCCACCTGTCCTTGTTTTTTGTGGTGATGAAGGGACCTAACGATGCGCTGCTGCGGTGGCCCTTCAACCAGAAG GTCACCCTGATGCTTCTGGACCAGAATAACCGGGAGCACATCATCGATGCCTTCCGCCCTGATGTGACATCCTCATCCTTCCAGCGCCCTGTCACGGAGATGAACATTGCCAGTGGCTGCCCCCTCTTCTGCCCCGTGTCCGTCATGGAAGCCAAGAACTCCTACGTGCGTGATGATGCCATCTTTATTAAAGCCATCGTTGATCTCACGGGCCTCTAA
- the TRAF2 gene encoding TNF receptor-associated factor 2 isoform X3 gives MKSLEIQPELFVHMAAANSSPPGSLDLNQPGFAKEILGTKLEVKYLCSDCKNILRRPFQAQCGHRYCSYCLKKIISAGPQKCASCIQEGIYEEGISILETSSAFPDNAARREVESLPAVCINSGCTWKGTIKEYEAHDEVCPEFPLTCEGCGKKIPREKFRDHVKTCGRSKVPCRFEAVGCAEVVENEKLPEHERKCLAEHLYMLLSSVLSLKTGAGDLKPLPVPSSSQNSSPLLAANSLCSESELSRSLELLGRCEALERKTVTFENIVCVLNREVERVSLTAEAYSRQHRLDQEKIETLSNKVRQLERSIGLKDLAMAEMEEKIRNMEASTYDGVFIWKITEFARKRQEAITGRSPAIFSPAFYTSKYGYKMCLRVYLNGDGTGRGTHLSLFFVVMKGPNDALLRWPFNQKVTLMLLDQNNREHIIDAFRPDVTSSSFQRPVTEMNIASGCPLFCPVSVMEAKNSYVRDDAIFIKAIVDLTGL, from the exons ATGAAG TCTCTGGAGATACAGCCAGAACTTTTCGTTCACATGGCAGCAGCAAACTCTTCTCCACCTGGTTCTCTGGATCTAAACCAGCCTGGGTTTGCAAAGGAGATCCTAGGAACTAAACTGGAGGTCAAATACCTGTGCTCCGATTGCAAGAACATCCTCAGGCGGCCGTTCCAGGCACAGTGCGGCCATCGCTACTGCTCCTACTGCCTGAAGAAAATCATCAG TGCTGGACCTCAAAAGTGTGCTAGCTGTATCCAGGAAGGAATATATGAAGAAGGAATTTCTATTTTGGAAACAAGCTCG gctTTCCCAGACAACGCGGCACGGCGGGAAGTGGAGAGTCTGCCTGCTGTCTGCATCAACAGCGGCTGCACCTGGAAGGGAACCATCAAGGAGTACGAG GCTCACGATGAAGTCTGCCCTGAATTCCCGCTGACTTGTGAAGGCTGTGGGAAGAAGATTCCCAGGGAGAAG TTTCGGGACCATGTGAAGACATGTGGCAGGTCCAAAGTACCTTGCCGGTTCGAGGCCGtgggctgtgctgaggtg gtggaaaatgaaaagctcCCGGAACATGAAAGGAAGTGTTTGGCAGAGCATCTCTACATGCTtctgagctctgtgctcagcctcAAGACTGGTGCTGGGGACCTGAAACCCCTTCCTGTCCCTTCCTCATCACAAAACAGTTCCCCACTTCTGGCAGCAAACTCACTGTGCTCAGAGTCGGAGCTCTCCAGGTCCCTAGAGCTCTTGGGAAGGTGTGAGGCCCTTGAGAGGAAAACAGTTACCTTTGAGAACATTGTCTGTGTGCTTAACCGGGAGGTGGAAAGAGTGTCCCTGACAGCTGAAGCCTACAGTCGCCAGCACCGGCTGGACCAGGAGAAAATCGAAACACTGAGCAACAAG GTCcggcagctggagaggagcattGGGCTTAAAGACCTGGCCATGGCTGAGATGGAGGAGAAGATCCGCAACATGGAGGCTTCCACCTATGATGGGGTTTTCATCTGGAAGATAACGGAGTTTGCCCGGAAGCGTCAGGAGGCGATAACAGGCCGCTCTCCGGCCATCTTCTCTCCAG CTTTCTACACCAGCAAGTACGGCTACAAGATGTGTCTGCGCGTCTACCTGAACGGGGACGGCACCGGCCGCGGGACCCACCTGTCCTTGTTTTTTGTGGTGATGAAGGGACCTAACGATGCGCTGCTGCGGTGGCCCTTCAACCAGAAG GTCACCCTGATGCTTCTGGACCAGAATAACCGGGAGCACATCATCGATGCCTTCCGCCCTGATGTGACATCCTCATCCTTCCAGCGCCCTGTCACGGAGATGAACATTGCCAGTGGCTGCCCCCTCTTCTGCCCCGTGTCCGTCATGGAAGCCAAGAACTCCTACGTGCGTGATGATGCCATCTTTATTAAAGCCATCGTTGATCTCACGGGCCTCTAA
- the EDF1 gene encoding endothelial differentiation-related factor 1, with protein MAESDWDTVTVLRKKGPSAAQAKSKQAILAAQRRGEDVETSKKWAAGQNKQHFITKNTAKLDRETEELHHDRVSLEVGKVIQQGRQSKGLTQKDLATKINEKPQVIADYESGRAIPNNQVMGKIERAIGLKLRGKDIGKPLEIGPKGK; from the exons ATGGCGGAGAGCGACTGGGACACGGTCACGGTGCTGCGCAAGAAGGGCCCGAGCGCGGCCCAGGCCAAGTCCAAGCAG GCGATCTTGGCGGCCCAGCGGCGCGGGGAGGACGTGGAAACTTCCAAGAAGT GGGCAGCAGGCCAGAACAAACAACACTTCATTACAAAGAACACAGCCAAGCTTGACCGTGAAACAGAGGAGCTGCACCATGATAGAGTTTCCCTGGAGGTGGGCAAAGTGATCCAGCAGGGCCGACAGAGCAAGGGCCTCACGCAGAAGGACTTGGCCACG AAAATCAATGAAAAACCACAAGTTATCGCTGACTACGAATCAGGACGAGCGATCCCCAATAACCAGGTCATGGGCAAGATTGAAAGAGCCATTG GACTCAAACTGCGTGGAAAGGACATTGGAAAACCGCTGGAAATTGGCCCCAAAGGGAAATGA
- the TRAF2 gene encoding TNF receptor-associated factor 2 isoform X2 has product MTLCAQSLEIQPELFVHMAAANSSPPGSLDLNQPGFAKEILGTKLEVKYLCSDCKNILRRPFQAQCGHRYCSYCLKKIISAGPQKCASCIQEGIYEEGISILETSSAFPDNAARREVESLPAVCINSGCTWKGTIKEYEAHDEVCPEFPLTCEGCGKKIPREKFRDHVKTCGRSKVPCRFEAVGCAEVVENEKLPEHERKCLAEHLYMLLSSVLSLKTGAGDLKPLPVPSSSQNSSPLLAANSLCSESELSRSLELLGRCEALERKTVTFENIVCVLNREVERVSLTAEAYSRQHRLDQEKIETLSNKVRQLERSIGLKDLAMAEMEEKIRNMEASTYDGVFIWKITEFARKRQEAITGRSPAIFSPAFYTSKYGYKMCLRVYLNGDGTGRGTHLSLFFVVMKGPNDALLRWPFNQKVTLMLLDQNNREHIIDAFRPDVTSSSFQRPVTEMNIASGCPLFCPVSVMEAKNSYVRDDAIFIKAIVDLTGL; this is encoded by the exons ATGACACTCTGTGCGCAG TCTCTGGAGATACAGCCAGAACTTTTCGTTCACATGGCAGCAGCAAACTCTTCTCCACCTGGTTCTCTGGATCTAAACCAGCCTGGGTTTGCAAAGGAGATCCTAGGAACTAAACTGGAGGTCAAATACCTGTGCTCCGATTGCAAGAACATCCTCAGGCGGCCGTTCCAGGCACAGTGCGGCCATCGCTACTGCTCCTACTGCCTGAAGAAAATCATCAG TGCTGGACCTCAAAAGTGTGCTAGCTGTATCCAGGAAGGAATATATGAAGAAGGAATTTCTATTTTGGAAACAAGCTCG gctTTCCCAGACAACGCGGCACGGCGGGAAGTGGAGAGTCTGCCTGCTGTCTGCATCAACAGCGGCTGCACCTGGAAGGGAACCATCAAGGAGTACGAG GCTCACGATGAAGTCTGCCCTGAATTCCCGCTGACTTGTGAAGGCTGTGGGAAGAAGATTCCCAGGGAGAAG TTTCGGGACCATGTGAAGACATGTGGCAGGTCCAAAGTACCTTGCCGGTTCGAGGCCGtgggctgtgctgaggtg gtggaaaatgaaaagctcCCGGAACATGAAAGGAAGTGTTTGGCAGAGCATCTCTACATGCTtctgagctctgtgctcagcctcAAGACTGGTGCTGGGGACCTGAAACCCCTTCCTGTCCCTTCCTCATCACAAAACAGTTCCCCACTTCTGGCAGCAAACTCACTGTGCTCAGAGTCGGAGCTCTCCAGGTCCCTAGAGCTCTTGGGAAGGTGTGAGGCCCTTGAGAGGAAAACAGTTACCTTTGAGAACATTGTCTGTGTGCTTAACCGGGAGGTGGAAAGAGTGTCCCTGACAGCTGAAGCCTACAGTCGCCAGCACCGGCTGGACCAGGAGAAAATCGAAACACTGAGCAACAAG GTCcggcagctggagaggagcattGGGCTTAAAGACCTGGCCATGGCTGAGATGGAGGAGAAGATCCGCAACATGGAGGCTTCCACCTATGATGGGGTTTTCATCTGGAAGATAACGGAGTTTGCCCGGAAGCGTCAGGAGGCGATAACAGGCCGCTCTCCGGCCATCTTCTCTCCAG CTTTCTACACCAGCAAGTACGGCTACAAGATGTGTCTGCGCGTCTACCTGAACGGGGACGGCACCGGCCGCGGGACCCACCTGTCCTTGTTTTTTGTGGTGATGAAGGGACCTAACGATGCGCTGCTGCGGTGGCCCTTCAACCAGAAG GTCACCCTGATGCTTCTGGACCAGAATAACCGGGAGCACATCATCGATGCCTTCCGCCCTGATGTGACATCCTCATCCTTCCAGCGCCCTGTCACGGAGATGAACATTGCCAGTGGCTGCCCCCTCTTCTGCCCCGTGTCCGTCATGGAAGCCAAGAACTCCTACGTGCGTGATGATGCCATCTTTATTAAAGCCATCGTTGATCTCACGGGCCTCTAA
- the TRAF2 gene encoding TNF receptor-associated factor 2 isoform X1 encodes MTNHPHAIIISWRKYFYFQSLEIQPELFVHMAAANSSPPGSLDLNQPGFAKEILGTKLEVKYLCSDCKNILRRPFQAQCGHRYCSYCLKKIISAGPQKCASCIQEGIYEEGISILETSSAFPDNAARREVESLPAVCINSGCTWKGTIKEYEAHDEVCPEFPLTCEGCGKKIPREKFRDHVKTCGRSKVPCRFEAVGCAEVVENEKLPEHERKCLAEHLYMLLSSVLSLKTGAGDLKPLPVPSSSQNSSPLLAANSLCSESELSRSLELLGRCEALERKTVTFENIVCVLNREVERVSLTAEAYSRQHRLDQEKIETLSNKVRQLERSIGLKDLAMAEMEEKIRNMEASTYDGVFIWKITEFARKRQEAITGRSPAIFSPAFYTSKYGYKMCLRVYLNGDGTGRGTHLSLFFVVMKGPNDALLRWPFNQKVTLMLLDQNNREHIIDAFRPDVTSSSFQRPVTEMNIASGCPLFCPVSVMEAKNSYVRDDAIFIKAIVDLTGL; translated from the exons ATGACAAATCATCCCCATGCAATTATAATCAGTtggagaaaatacttttatttccaGTCTCTGGAGATACAGCCAGAACTTTTCGTTCACATGGCAGCAGCAAACTCTTCTCCACCTGGTTCTCTGGATCTAAACCAGCCTGGGTTTGCAAAGGAGATCCTAGGAACTAAACTGGAGGTCAAATACCTGTGCTCCGATTGCAAGAACATCCTCAGGCGGCCGTTCCAGGCACAGTGCGGCCATCGCTACTGCTCCTACTGCCTGAAGAAAATCATCAG TGCTGGACCTCAAAAGTGTGCTAGCTGTATCCAGGAAGGAATATATGAAGAAGGAATTTCTATTTTGGAAACAAGCTCG gctTTCCCAGACAACGCGGCACGGCGGGAAGTGGAGAGTCTGCCTGCTGTCTGCATCAACAGCGGCTGCACCTGGAAGGGAACCATCAAGGAGTACGAG GCTCACGATGAAGTCTGCCCTGAATTCCCGCTGACTTGTGAAGGCTGTGGGAAGAAGATTCCCAGGGAGAAG TTTCGGGACCATGTGAAGACATGTGGCAGGTCCAAAGTACCTTGCCGGTTCGAGGCCGtgggctgtgctgaggtg gtggaaaatgaaaagctcCCGGAACATGAAAGGAAGTGTTTGGCAGAGCATCTCTACATGCTtctgagctctgtgctcagcctcAAGACTGGTGCTGGGGACCTGAAACCCCTTCCTGTCCCTTCCTCATCACAAAACAGTTCCCCACTTCTGGCAGCAAACTCACTGTGCTCAGAGTCGGAGCTCTCCAGGTCCCTAGAGCTCTTGGGAAGGTGTGAGGCCCTTGAGAGGAAAACAGTTACCTTTGAGAACATTGTCTGTGTGCTTAACCGGGAGGTGGAAAGAGTGTCCCTGACAGCTGAAGCCTACAGTCGCCAGCACCGGCTGGACCAGGAGAAAATCGAAACACTGAGCAACAAG GTCcggcagctggagaggagcattGGGCTTAAAGACCTGGCCATGGCTGAGATGGAGGAGAAGATCCGCAACATGGAGGCTTCCACCTATGATGGGGTTTTCATCTGGAAGATAACGGAGTTTGCCCGGAAGCGTCAGGAGGCGATAACAGGCCGCTCTCCGGCCATCTTCTCTCCAG CTTTCTACACCAGCAAGTACGGCTACAAGATGTGTCTGCGCGTCTACCTGAACGGGGACGGCACCGGCCGCGGGACCCACCTGTCCTTGTTTTTTGTGGTGATGAAGGGACCTAACGATGCGCTGCTGCGGTGGCCCTTCAACCAGAAG GTCACCCTGATGCTTCTGGACCAGAATAACCGGGAGCACATCATCGATGCCTTCCGCCCTGATGTGACATCCTCATCCTTCCAGCGCCCTGTCACGGAGATGAACATTGCCAGTGGCTGCCCCCTCTTCTGCCCCGTGTCCGTCATGGAAGCCAAGAACTCCTACGTGCGTGATGATGCCATCTTTATTAAAGCCATCGTTGATCTCACGGGCCTCTAA